The Alteromonas stellipolaris genome includes a region encoding these proteins:
- the thiS gene encoding sulfur carrier protein ThiS yields MSHINISLNGEQANCAPNTSVLAFLTAQGVIQDTSQDGTAVAKNGSILAKPLWGDSHLQHNDKLDVFTLVAGG; encoded by the coding sequence ATGTCACACATAAATATTTCATTAAATGGTGAGCAGGCTAACTGTGCACCAAATACGTCGGTGTTAGCATTTCTAACAGCCCAAGGCGTAATCCAAGACACAAGCCAAGACGGCACTGCTGTGGCTAAAAACGGCAGTATTTTAGCCAAGCCTCTTTGGGGTGACAGCCACTTACAACATAACGACAAGCTTGACGTTTTCACGCTTGTAGCAGGAGGGTAA
- the thiH gene encoding 2-iminoacetate synthase ThiH, whose amino-acid sequence MRIASTLMSQNLSDIALSIQSKTSKHVEQALSKTSRNLDDFMALISPAATPYVEEMASQSQMLTRARFGNTMGLFVPLYLANLCANECTYCGFTMSNKIKRTVLNINQIEREIAAITDMGFSQVLLVTGEHEQKVGMPYFSEVIPTIRAKVSNVMMEVQPLPQKDYETLKLLGVDAVLVYQETYNPQEYARYHTRGKKQDFLWRLQACDRIGAAGIDKIGIGALLGLGDWRTDSVMTALHGQLIQQHYWRSRVAISFPRLRQCEGNTNDSANLLTQQFPNETQLLQLICAHRLFNPQAELSLSTRESARFRDGVLPLGITTMSAGSQTQPGGYSAPSEALNQFDIDDTRPVNLVAAAIEAKGLEPVWKDWMAFS is encoded by the coding sequence ATGCGTATAGCAAGCACACTCATGTCGCAAAACTTATCAGATATAGCCCTTTCTATTCAAAGCAAAACCAGCAAGCACGTAGAGCAAGCCCTGAGTAAAACCAGCCGTAATTTAGATGATTTCATGGCGTTGATATCACCTGCTGCCACACCTTATGTAGAAGAGATGGCTTCGCAATCTCAAATGCTAACCCGGGCACGATTTGGCAATACCATGGGGTTATTTGTGCCACTATACCTTGCCAACTTGTGTGCGAACGAATGCACATATTGCGGCTTCACCATGAGTAACAAAATAAAGCGCACAGTGCTGAACATAAACCAAATAGAAAGAGAAATAGCCGCCATTACCGATATGGGGTTCTCACAAGTATTGCTGGTAACAGGCGAGCACGAGCAAAAGGTAGGCATGCCTTATTTTAGTGAGGTGATACCCACAATCAGGGCTAAAGTGAGCAATGTAATGATGGAAGTACAGCCGTTGCCACAAAAAGACTACGAAACCTTAAAGTTGTTAGGGGTGGATGCGGTACTGGTTTACCAAGAGACCTATAACCCTCAAGAGTACGCACGTTACCATACTCGAGGCAAAAAGCAGGATTTCTTATGGCGTTTACAGGCCTGCGATCGTATTGGCGCAGCAGGTATCGATAAAATAGGCATTGGTGCCTTATTAGGGCTAGGTGATTGGCGCACCGATAGTGTGATGACAGCCCTTCACGGCCAACTAATTCAGCAACATTACTGGCGAAGTCGAGTGGCGATTTCTTTCCCCAGGTTACGACAATGTGAAGGCAACACTAACGATTCAGCTAATTTATTAACCCAGCAGTTTCCTAACGAAACACAACTATTGCAATTGATATGCGCTCACCGTTTGTTTAACCCACAAGCCGAGCTGTCCCTATCTACCCGTGAATCGGCGCGATTTCGCGATGGTGTGTTGCCATTAGGCATTACTACTATGTCAGCAGGGTCACAAACTCAACCAGGCGGTTACAGTGCGCCGTCAGAAGCGCTTAACCAGTTTGATATAGATGATACTCGCCCCGTAAATTTGGTAGCCGCGGCTATTGAAGCGAAAGGATTGGAGCCCGTATGGAAAGACTGGATGGCTTTTAGCTAG
- a CDS encoding thiazole synthase codes for MLTLANQTFSSRLLMGTGKFSSPSIMKRSVKSAKSTMVTLAMKRLSAHIEHDNSLALLKELDVTLLPNTSGAKNAQEAIFAAELAYEVLGSPWIKLEIHPDQQHLLPDPIETLQAAEALVKKGFNVLPYCHADPVLCRRLEEVGCAAVMPLGAPIGTNQGLQTAPFLRIIIEQANVPVIVDAGIGKPSEAMAAMEMGADAVLVNTAIATASNPVAMASAFSKAVEIGRKAYEAGMPITQQNAKPSSPLTQFLVQE; via the coding sequence ATGCTTACCTTAGCTAACCAGACATTTTCATCACGCCTATTAATGGGCACAGGTAAATTTAGCTCGCCTAGCATAATGAAACGCAGTGTGAAAAGTGCCAAAAGCACCATGGTGACGCTAGCCATGAAGCGGCTCTCTGCGCATATTGAACACGATAATTCCTTAGCCTTGTTGAAAGAATTAGACGTTACGCTATTGCCAAATACTTCCGGAGCAAAAAATGCACAAGAAGCCATTTTTGCCGCTGAGTTAGCCTACGAAGTACTAGGTTCACCATGGATAAAGTTAGAGATTCACCCTGACCAGCAGCACCTTTTACCTGACCCTATCGAAACCTTACAGGCTGCCGAAGCATTGGTGAAAAAGGGGTTCAATGTACTACCGTATTGCCATGCTGACCCTGTGCTTTGTCGGCGATTAGAAGAAGTGGGCTGCGCTGCAGTTATGCCATTAGGCGCGCCTATTGGCACCAACCAAGGGTTACAAACGGCGCCTTTTTTGCGCATTATTATTGAGCAAGCGAATGTGCCCGTTATTGTTGATGCGGGAATTGGCAAACCCAGCGAAGCCATGGCTGCCATGGAAATGGGTGCAGATGCTGTATTGGTGAATACGGCTATTGCTACTGCAAGCAATCCTGTTGCCATGGCGAGCGCTTTTTCTAAAGCCGTTGAAATAGGCCGCAAAGCTTATGAAGCGGGCATGCCTATTACGCAGCAAAATGCGAAGCCTTCTAGCCCCTTAACGCAGTTTTTGGTGCAGGAGTAG
- a CDS encoding YHYH protein, translating into MKNINVRRLALIAGVLTLGTLTACGDHSNSEAHVHAQNEARKQSTTASLPTITNYFTDDVIVSDSLVECTLSDGTETSCYIVTMPINSEIDVGHDKGPWCPRNISDTAEDAGIWLNDNEVYDADGNFIENLATFYSDDNWQLFNPETGEIKVTDSKDACLAAARPDVDPKYQNYCVECLPEYAEDVEPQKYLIPAYPEKASRITQFDPHGGVGLAFNGVKMDAPAPVDAILGAYTLAPFDDCGGHVNPHVGYHYHAITECSSIDTALSTHGKMLGVALDGFTIFERKHPDGLVPDDLDDCGGHAIDGSGVGGQEGIGYHYHAGDAGSNQILACFSAPSGCAIEGDSMHCDVRRGPPGNRPPPPKPS; encoded by the coding sequence ATGAAGAATATCAATGTAAGAAGATTAGCGTTGATCGCAGGGGTATTAACCCTTGGTACACTCACCGCCTGCGGCGATCATTCCAATTCAGAAGCCCATGTCCACGCCCAAAATGAAGCAAGAAAACAAAGTACAACCGCTTCACTCCCAACCATTACCAACTACTTTACTGATGACGTTATAGTTAGTGACAGTCTTGTAGAATGTACATTAAGCGATGGAACCGAAACTAGCTGTTACATCGTTACTATGCCCATAAATAGTGAAATTGATGTTGGCCACGACAAAGGCCCTTGGTGCCCACGTAATATTAGCGATACCGCTGAAGACGCAGGTATTTGGTTAAATGATAACGAAGTATACGATGCAGATGGCAATTTTATCGAAAACCTAGCCACCTTCTATAGTGACGACAATTGGCAGCTATTTAACCCTGAAACTGGCGAAATTAAAGTCACTGACAGCAAAGATGCTTGCCTTGCAGCTGCGCGACCCGATGTCGACCCCAAATATCAGAACTACTGCGTTGAATGCCTACCTGAATACGCAGAAGATGTTGAACCACAAAAGTACCTCATTCCCGCCTACCCTGAAAAAGCATCACGTATTACCCAATTCGACCCTCATGGTGGTGTCGGCCTTGCATTTAACGGTGTAAAGATGGATGCGCCGGCACCGGTTGATGCCATATTAGGCGCCTACACTCTGGCACCTTTTGATGACTGCGGTGGCCATGTTAACCCGCATGTTGGGTACCATTACCATGCAATTACCGAGTGCTCATCTATTGATACTGCGCTTTCTACCCACGGAAAAATGTTAGGTGTGGCACTAGACGGTTTTACTATTTTTGAACGCAAACACCCTGATGGGTTAGTGCCTGATGATCTTGATGACTGTGGTGGGCATGCTATCGATGGAAGTGGTGTTGGTGGACAAGAAGGAATTGGTTACCACTACCATGCGGGAGATGCTGGAAGTAACCAAATTTTAGCCTGCTTCAGTGCACCTTCAGGTTGCGCTATTGAAGGTGACAGTATGCATTGCGATGTGCGACGTGGACCGCCAGGAAATCGTCCACCGCCACCCAAACCATCTTAA
- a CDS encoding YcjF family protein: MNKQDSMSEQSSMDEQSSMYKDTEKLASATPPAYRPKVVKQRIDVTPPDTAMPAKTETNEWQMDSAKARISTGGLTLGLGVLSIIGFFVFDAYTTLTASVAEHPIASTALAVLLSGFVACFSYLSFREWRGYKQINKAIDDGQTIASLTGEDSIETVDKVLKRHGSRFTSSSYAAHCFAIYQKQLHNDMSAKERLGLYHDTVLNAVQQKAQKVLNKESITAGSLAFISPNNLIQTFAVMWISFRTIRRMAKIYGLRPGTIGNWKLLGVLAQNIAAQGVFDLATDEVANQIGGSLSAKFMENSAEAVAAGALNVRLGKALMKLLK, encoded by the coding sequence ATGAATAAACAAGACTCGATGAGCGAACAAAGCTCGATGGATGAACAAAGCTCGATGTATAAAGATACCGAGAAACTAGCAAGTGCAACTCCGCCAGCCTATCGCCCCAAAGTAGTAAAGCAGCGTATTGATGTTACGCCCCCGGATACGGCGATGCCCGCAAAAACTGAAACCAACGAATGGCAAATGGACAGCGCAAAAGCGCGTATTTCTACTGGCGGATTAACCTTGGGGCTAGGTGTACTTTCCATTATTGGCTTCTTTGTTTTCGATGCCTACACCACGCTTACGGCAAGCGTAGCTGAGCATCCCATTGCTAGCACTGCTTTGGCCGTACTACTTAGTGGTTTTGTGGCCTGTTTCAGTTATTTGAGCTTTCGAGAATGGCGAGGTTATAAGCAAATCAATAAGGCCATTGATGATGGGCAAACTATCGCTTCGTTAACCGGTGAAGATAGCATTGAGACCGTCGACAAAGTACTCAAACGCCATGGTAGCCGTTTTACATCATCGTCTTATGCTGCGCACTGTTTCGCTATTTATCAAAAGCAGCTGCACAATGATATGTCTGCCAAAGAGCGGCTGGGGCTGTATCACGATACGGTATTAAACGCGGTGCAGCAAAAAGCGCAAAAAGTGCTAAACAAAGAGTCGATAACCGCAGGAAGCTTGGCATTTATTAGCCCAAATAACTTAATTCAAACTTTTGCAGTCATGTGGATAAGCTTTCGTACCATAAGGCGCATGGCCAAAATTTATGGCCTTCGACCTGGCACCATAGGCAATTGGAAACTACTCGGCGTACTTGCCCAAAATATTGCCGCACAGGGGGTATTCGACTTGGCTACCGATGAAGTAGCCAATCAAATTGGCGGTTCGTTAAGTGCAAAATTTATGGAGAATTCCGCTGAAGCCGTCGCCGCAGGGGCGCTTAACGTGCGTTTAGGAAAGGCATTAATGAAGCTATTAAAATAG
- a CDS encoding threonine/serine ThrE exporter family protein, with amino-acid sequence MDTVEFIQIRRFIVKLGKMLHKYGTPAFRLEAYLLEVASYLGVHASFISTPTSLTFVIWSDRHEDEYNHASRLLPGDLDMNALSLTDELASSLLSGDLTLAEADKRLDEIDAMGSPYGKWLTGGAYGMATSAFAMLMGASWAEIGWSGLLGLLAYVWTLWSQRSKRVNLMLEPATAFIAALLTCAIGTYIDPGINIPLIVLSSVIVFVPGLALTMGLAELSSRNMVSGTARTMDAVMQLFKLYFGAFLGVSAGFSLFGENVYQPAESLPYWATWLSVFLLCLALVAIFRTRVKHIPWAMAAAFIAYSATAWSSDYMSQGLGAFVGAFALGLFANAFTRIANQPATIVAMHGLIVLVPGSKTYIGLNSFISGQDFVQADHLGQEVFLIFMSLVAGLIFANVVMPTKKAL; translated from the coding sequence TTGGACACTGTAGAATTTATTCAAATTCGGAGATTTATTGTAAAGCTTGGCAAAATGCTGCATAAGTACGGTACACCTGCTTTTCGACTAGAAGCTTACTTATTAGAAGTAGCTAGCTACTTGGGCGTACACGCCTCATTCATTTCTACCCCAACTTCATTAACTTTTGTTATTTGGAGTGACAGGCACGAAGACGAATACAACCATGCATCTCGCCTACTGCCAGGCGACTTAGACATGAATGCGTTATCACTTACCGACGAACTAGCAAGTTCATTACTCAGTGGTGATTTAACGCTTGCCGAGGCTGATAAGCGCTTAGACGAAATAGATGCTATGGGAAGCCCATATGGAAAATGGCTGACTGGTGGCGCTTATGGTATGGCTACCAGTGCCTTTGCCATGCTAATGGGTGCAAGTTGGGCAGAGATTGGTTGGTCAGGGTTGTTAGGCTTACTCGCCTATGTGTGGACACTTTGGTCCCAGCGCTCTAAGCGGGTTAACTTAATGCTTGAACCGGCTACAGCCTTTATTGCCGCCTTATTAACTTGTGCTATTGGTACTTATATCGACCCAGGTATTAATATCCCTCTTATCGTACTTTCCTCGGTAATTGTATTTGTTCCTGGCCTTGCCCTTACCATGGGGCTTGCCGAGCTTTCATCACGCAATATGGTATCGGGCACCGCTCGCACCATGGACGCGGTAATGCAGTTGTTTAAGCTTTACTTCGGTGCTTTTTTAGGCGTATCTGCAGGCTTTAGCTTATTTGGCGAGAATGTGTATCAACCTGCCGAGTCTTTGCCTTATTGGGCAACGTGGTTATCAGTATTTTTGTTATGTTTAGCGCTAGTGGCTATATTTCGCACAAGGGTTAAACATATTCCGTGGGCAATGGCGGCAGCCTTTATTGCATACAGTGCCACGGCGTGGAGCTCTGACTATATGAGCCAAGGTTTAGGGGCTTTCGTGGGAGCCTTCGCGCTAGGTCTCTTTGCCAATGCGTTTACCCGCATTGCAAATCAGCCTGCTACCATTGTGGCTATGCATGGGTTGATTGTATTGGTACCGGGGTCTAAAACCTATATTGGGTTAAACTCGTTTATTTCGGGGCAAGACTTTGTACAAGCTGATCATTTAGGTCAGGAAGTGTTCTTGATTTTTATGTCGCTAGTAGCAGGGCTTATATTTGCTAACGTTGTAATGCCAACTAAAAAAGCCCTGTAG